CTCAGCATCGGTGCCGATGCAGCTTTCTCTCTGCTCAGTGTCCACAGCAACCACACCAACAAAAAACTGGCCGCCATCGCCTCTCAGCTTGTCGGCCTCGCCGAAGAGCCCCGCAACGCGGCCGTGCTCACTGCGGTCATCCATGACATTCAACGCCACACACCTCATGCCACCGCGGTACGCCGGGGCACGCCCAGCGAGGGTTTGGCTTAGGTAGGGGAACCGCCGTCTAGTGGTTAGTGCAGAAGGGAAGATGACACAGTCCATCTCGAATACGATCGTATTTGGGATGCCAGAGAGTCGAACGAGATTGGTTGCTGTCTGGGCTGGCTTCCGCTCCCGTGCACCGCGCCGTTTGGCCGAACCACAAGGGTGCAAGTCGACTCGTGAAATGACGTCAGAGGAGTCTCATGAACGGTCGTAGGTGACGGCCATCCCCTTGGATGGACTTTCAAGCACCCGCGTATTGGGCAACGGAGTGGGCCCCGATTGCCGTGTTGAGTTCTTCCAGGGTCGGGGGGTTTGCTCCCGGGCGCTGTACGGTGATGGCCGCGGCCGCAGCTGCGGTGTGTCCAAGTTGCTCCAGGACAGCCGGGGCGATGCCTTCGGTTCCTCGGGTGAGGAAGCCCAGGATCAGGGCGGACATGAAGGAGTCCCCCGCGCCTATAGTGTCTGCAACTGTGGTTTTCACGGCAGGGATGCTGATGTTGGCGGCGGCGGAGGTGAATTGTGAACCTTCGGCGCCCTTGGTTATGACGGTCAACCGGGTGCCCAGTCCGAGGATATGTGCTGCGGTTTCTTCCAGGCTTTTTTGGGGGTACAGCCACTGGGCGTCCTCGTCGCTGAGTTTGACGACGTCGGTTAAGGGCACGAGCTCTTCGAAGATGGCCTTCGCTTCGGCATGGCTGCCGAGCAGGGCTGGGCGGATGTTCGGGTCGTAGGTGATCATGCAGTGTTTGTGGGCCTGTTCGAGCAGGGCTTTCACGGCGCCGGCACCGGGACTAAGGAACGTGGCGATGGATCCGGTGTGCAGGATTTTTGGGAAGTAGGCTGGGGTTGTCGGGGCAAGGTCCCAGGAGATGTCGAAGTCGTACCGGGCGGAGCCGTCCGGTGCCAAGGTTGCTGTTGCCGATGCGGTCCGGGTGAGGGATTTTGATCCGGGCAGAAGTATGACTCCTGCGCTGCTGAGATGGTTTTCGATGGAGATTCCCCGCGCGTCCGGGGCGATGGCTGTGAGCAGGCCTGTGGTTACGCCGAGGCGGCCTAGTCCGTAGGCGACGTTGGCCGGCGAGCCGCCCGGGTGTTCCACTTGGTCGTCTGACGTGGTGACCACGTCGATCAGTGCCTCGCCTACGACCATGACGTCGAGTGTCTGGTTAGCGTCGTGCCGGGCTGTTGTGAGGTAATCCATGGTCTGTCTCTCGTGGAAGCTGATGGCGGAGCCCGTCCAAGCCACATCAGTCCGCGGACCGGTATCCGGTCCGCGGAACTGAAAATGGCGGCAGCAGTTGTTCAGGCGGTGGCTGCACCGGTCATGATCGCAACTGCATCGGTCATGGTGTGTGATTGCGGGGTGATGGTGGCGGCGCATTTGCCCAGGCGCTGGATGTGGATCCGGTCCGCTACGTCGAATACGTGGGGCATGTTGTGGCTGATCAGGATGACTGGCAGGCCGCGGTCCCGGAGGTCCCGGACCAACTGCAGGACCTGGTTCGACTCCCGGACGCCGAGTGCCGCCGTCGGCTCGTCCAGCACGACCACTTTTGAACCGAACGCCGCGGCGCGGGCCACTGCGACGGCCTGGCGCTGGCCTCCGGAGAGGTTCTCCACCGGCACTGTGACGTCCTGGAGGGTGGAGATTCCCAGCCGGGTCAATTCCTGCTTGGCCTTCGTGCGCATGCCTTTGGTGTCAAGCATCCGGAACACGCTCCCGAGGAGTCCCGCACGCCGTTCCTCCCGGCCGAGGAATAGGTTGGAGGCGACGTCCAGGGCTGGCGAAACGGCAAGGTTCTGGTACACCGTTTCGATGCCGTGGGCACGGGCGTCCTGGGGGCGTTTGAAGTGGACCGGTTGCCCGGACACCATCAGCTCGCCCGTGTCCGGAATTTCGGCCCCGGTGAGGCACTTGATCAGCGTGGACTTTCCTGCGCCGTTGTCGCCGATGATCGCCAGGACTTCGCCCGGGTACAGGTCCAGGCTGACGCCGTCCAGGCCGACGACGCGGCCGAAGGTCTTGACGAGGTTCCGGGCCTGCAGGATGGGCTGGCGCACTTGCGTTCCGGCCGGCTCCAGATGGGTGGCAGTCATGATTTCACCTTTCGGATCCACTGGTCGATGGACACAGCGAGGATGATGAGGACGCCCACCGCGAGTGTCTGGTAGAGCACATCCAGGCCTGCGAGGGAGAGCCCGTTGCGGAAGACGCCGACGATCAGCGCGCCCAGGAGGGTTCCCCAGACCGACCCGCGTCCGCCAAAGAGGCTGGTTCCCCCAATGACCACGGCGGTGATGGAGTCCAGATTCAGGTCGACGCCGGCGTTGGGACTGGCTGCGTTGGTGCGGCCGATCTGTATCCAGGCGCCGACGGCCAGGACAGCGCCGGCGGCGAGATAGACGCTCATGAGGACCTTGTTCACGGCGATGCCGGCCAGGCGGGCAGCTTCCTTGTCATCGCCCACGGCGTAGACGTGCCGGCCCCAGGCGGTTTTGCCGAGGATGAACGCGATCGCGATGTAGAGCAGGAGCATCACGACGACGCCGGTGGAGATCCTGACCGGGCCCACCGGGAAGGTGGTTCCGGTCCACGTCAGAAGGGGCGGCATGGCCGAGCCGCGCACTGTCGCTCCGTTGGAGTAGAGCAGGGTCAGGGCGATGAAGATATTCAGCGTGCCAAGGGTGACGATGAACGGCGGGAGCCGGAACCGGGTGACCAGAAACCCGTTCAGGGCCCCGGCGGCGAGTCCGACGACCAGGCCCGCGAGGAGCGCGACAGGTGCGGGCAGTCCGTTGTTGACGGCGAGTTGGGCCATGACCATGGACGAAAGGATCATGACGGCCCCGACGGAAAGGTCGATGCCTGCGGTGAGAATGATGAGGGTCTGGGCGATGGCCAGGGTGCCGACGACGGAGACCTGCTGGGTAATCAGGGAGAGGTTTTCAACCCGCAGGAACCTGTCATTGAGGAGGCCGAACACGACCACCGAGATGAGAAGTACAAGGGCGGGGCTGACCGCGGGGTAGCGGTGGAGGATATTGCGTATCCGGCTGAGCGGTGTCTGGCGGTCGAGGAATTCCTCCGCCAGGTCGGCATGCCCGGCGCTGGGCGGGCCGGCGGTCTGTTGCTGGGTCACGATTGGTCCTGATCTTCCGTGATGGTTGCTAGAGCGGAGCTAGCTCGGTAGATGCGGGGCGGGGAGGCCGATAGCGGGCTCCGGCCTCCCCGCCCCGCAGTGAAGCTGGGTGTGCTACTTTCCCCAGCAGATGTCGGAGGCTTCGGTCGTGGTGATGCTCTTGACGCCGTCGGCCGGCTTGTCCGTGACGAGTTCGACGCCGGTGTTGTAGAAGTCCAGCCCCGGGGAGTTGGCCGGCTTCTGGCCGGTCTTGGCGAGGTCAACGATGGCCTTGACGCCCAGTTCGGCCATCTTGACCGGGTACTGCTGGGCCGTGGCGCCGATGACGCCGGCCTTGACGTTGTTCACGCCCGTGCAGCCGCCGTCCACCGAAACCACCAGCACGTCCTTTTCCTTGCCGGCGGCCTTCAGTGCCTCGAAGGCACCCGCTGCTGCAGGTTCGTTGATGGTATAGACGACGTTGATGTTCGGGTTCTTGGCGAGGAGGGTTTCCATGGCGGTGCGTCCGCCGTCCTCGGCGCCCTGGGAGGCCTGGCTGCCGACGATCTCGTAGTCGCCGCCCTTGCCGCCGGTGTACTTGCCGGTCTTGGCTTCGTCGCCGTTCTTCTTCTTGTCCGCGGTGTCGATACCCAGGCCGGTCAGGAAGCCCTGGTCCCGGTTGTAGTCAACCGAGACGACCTTGTCGTCAAAGAGATCGACGAGGGCAATGGTCGCCTTTTTCCCATCCAGCTGGGCCGCGGTCCATTTGCCGATCAGCTCGCCGGCGGCAAAGTTGTCCGTGGCGAACGTGATGTCGGCGGCGTCGGCCGGGTCCGGCGGGGTGTCCAGGGCGATGACGAAGAGCCCGGCGTCCTTGGCCTTCTTCAGGGCGTCCACTACGGACGGGCCGTTGGGGGTGATCAGGATGCCCTTGTCGCCCTTGGAGATGGCGTTCTCGATGGCCTGGATCTGGGTGTCCTCGTCGCCGTCAGCCTTGCCGGCTGCGAGCTTCAGGTCCACGCCGCCGGCCTCGGCGGCCTTCTTTGCCCCGTCCTGCATGGAGACGAAGAACGGGTTGGTCGTGGTCTTAACGATCAGCGAGACGCCTACCTTTTCACCGGACGCGCTTCCCGTTGATGTGGTGGACGGGGAACTTCCGCCGCAGGCTGAAAGACTGAGCGCTCCCAGGGTCAACACTGCTCCTGCAGCGAACAGGCGGGTGGCCGTTGAACGGGGTGCTTTGGAACTCAACATTGAATCTCCTGGTGTTTGAGGCCTCATCGGCCTCGACAACGATGTCATGTACGATGTAACCAGCATCACACCGGAGAGTCAATAGATGCACTTAGAAGGAGCGATTTACTTGACAACGATGTCCGATCGTAGCCAGCCGGCCCTTTCCGCCAGTCGTCCGACAATGCGCCACGTGGCTGCGCTTGCCGGCGTCGGCATTAAGACCGTGTCCCGGGTGATCAACGACGAACCTGGCGTGTCGGACGCCACCCGGGAAAAGGTGCTCAGCGCTTCACGACAACTCAACTACCAGCTGGACATGGCGGCCGGAAGCCTGCGCCGCGCGGGCAGGAGAACGCTTTCCGTCGGGCTCCTGCTGCCGAGTGTCTCCAACCCATTCAGTGGCGAGATCCACCGGGCCATAGAAGATGCGCTGGGGGCCAGAGGGATAGCGGTCTTTGCCGCCAGCCTCGACGATGACCCCCGGCGGGAGCAGGCCATCGTTACGGCGTTTCTTGGCCGGCGTGTTGATGGGCTTATCCTCACGCCGATCGCGAGAAGCCAGGCATACGTAAT
This DNA window, taken from Pseudarthrobacter sp. ATCC 49987, encodes the following:
- a CDS encoding carbohydrate kinase family protein: MDYLTTARHDANQTLDVMVVGEALIDVVTTSDDQVEHPGGSPANVAYGLGRLGVTTGLLTAIAPDARGISIENHLSSAGVILLPGSKSLTRTASATATLAPDGSARYDFDISWDLAPTTPAYFPKILHTGSIATFLSPGAGAVKALLEQAHKHCMITYDPNIRPALLGSHAEAKAIFEELVPLTDVVKLSDEDAQWLYPQKSLEETAAHILGLGTRLTVITKGAEGSQFTSAAANISIPAVKTTVADTIGAGDSFMSALILGFLTRGTEGIAPAVLEQLGHTAAAAAAITVQRPGANPPTLEELNTAIGAHSVAQYAGA
- a CDS encoding ATP-binding cassette domain-containing protein, encoding MTATHLEPAGTQVRQPILQARNLVKTFGRVVGLDGVSLDLYPGEVLAIIGDNGAGKSTLIKCLTGAEIPDTGELMVSGQPVHFKRPQDARAHGIETVYQNLAVSPALDVASNLFLGREERRAGLLGSVFRMLDTKGMRTKAKQELTRLGISTLQDVTVPVENLSGGQRQAVAVARAAAFGSKVVVLDEPTAALGVRESNQVLQLVRDLRDRGLPVILISHNMPHVFDVADRIHIQRLGKCAATITPQSHTMTDAVAIMTGAATA
- a CDS encoding ABC transporter permease — protein: MTQQQTAGPPSAGHADLAEEFLDRQTPLSRIRNILHRYPAVSPALVLLISVVVFGLLNDRFLRVENLSLITQQVSVVGTLAIAQTLIILTAGIDLSVGAVMILSSMVMAQLAVNNGLPAPVALLAGLVVGLAAGALNGFLVTRFRLPPFIVTLGTLNIFIALTLLYSNGATVRGSAMPPLLTWTGTTFPVGPVRISTGVVVMLLLYIAIAFILGKTAWGRHVYAVGDDKEAARLAGIAVNKVLMSVYLAAGAVLAVGAWIQIGRTNAASPNAGVDLNLDSITAVVIGGTSLFGGRGSVWGTLLGALIVGVFRNGLSLAGLDVLYQTLAVGVLIILAVSIDQWIRKVKS
- a CDS encoding substrate-binding domain-containing protein, translated to MLSSKAPRSTATRLFAAGAVLTLGALSLSACGGSSPSTTSTGSASGEKVGVSLIVKTTTNPFFVSMQDGAKKAAEAGGVDLKLAAGKADGDEDTQIQAIENAISKGDKGILITPNGPSVVDALKKAKDAGLFVIALDTPPDPADAADITFATDNFAAGELIGKWTAAQLDGKKATIALVDLFDDKVVSVDYNRDQGFLTGLGIDTADKKKNGDEAKTGKYTGGKGGDYEIVGSQASQGAEDGGRTAMETLLAKNPNINVVYTINEPAAAGAFEALKAAGKEKDVLVVSVDGGCTGVNNVKAGVIGATAQQYPVKMAELGVKAIVDLAKTGQKPANSPGLDFYNTGVELVTDKPADGVKSITTTEASDICWGK